A genomic window from Streptomyces sp. NBC_01429 includes:
- a CDS encoding YggT family protein gives MGIALQVVYIALMCFLIVLIFRLVMDYVFQFARSWQPGKVMVVVLEATYTVTDPPLKLLRRFIPPLRLGGVALDLSFFVLMIIVWILISLVSNLARGM, from the coding sequence ATGGGCATCGCACTACAGGTGGTCTACATCGCGCTGATGTGCTTCCTCATCGTGCTGATTTTCCGGTTGGTCATGGATTACGTCTTCCAGTTCGCCCGCTCATGGCAGCCCGGCAAGGTGATGGTGGTCGTTCTGGAGGCCACCTACACTGTCACCGATCCACCGCTCAAGCTTCTGCGGCGGTTCATTCCGCCGCTGCGTCTCGGGGGCGTGGCACTCGACCTGTCCTTCTTCGTTCTGATGATCATCGTTTGGATCCTGATCTCGCTTGTGAGCAATCTTGCGAGGGGAATGTGA
- a CDS encoding cell division protein SepF has product MAGAMRKMAVYLGLVEDDGYDGRGFDPDDDFEPEPEPEREHRRHQPVHQPEREEPVRMVQPPAQREREPVAMAAENGRPARIAPVASITPERPSLEKNAPVIMPKVVSEREPYRITTLHPRTYNEARTIGEHFREGTPVIMNLTEMDDTDAKRLVDFAAGLVFGLHGSIERVTQKVFLLSPANVDVTAEDKARIAEGGFFNQS; this is encoded by the coding sequence ATGGCCGGCGCGATGCGCAAGATGGCGGTCTACCTCGGCCTCGTGGAGGACGATGGGTACGACGGCCGGGGCTTCGACCCCGACGATGATTTCGAACCCGAGCCCGAGCCGGAGCGGGAACACCGGCGCCACCAGCCCGTGCACCAGCCGGAACGGGAAGAACCGGTACGTATGGTCCAACCGCCCGCGCAGCGCGAGCGCGAGCCGGTCGCGATGGCGGCGGAAAACGGACGTCCGGCGCGAATCGCCCCCGTGGCATCCATCACACCTGAACGCCCGAGCCTGGAGAAGAACGCACCGGTGATCATGCCCAAGGTCGTGTCCGAGCGGGAGCCCTACCGCATCACCACATTGCACCCGAGGACCTACAACGAGGCCCGTACCATCGGGGAACACTTCCGCGAAGGCACCCCGGTGATCATGAACTTGACGGAGATGGACGATACGGACGCGAAGCGACTTGTCGACTTTGCCGCAGGACTTGTCTTCGGTCTCCATGGCAGCATTGAGCGAGTGACGCAGAAGGTGTTCCTGCTGTCTCCTGCTAACGTCGATGTCACGGCGGAGGACAAGGCCCGCATCGCAGAGGGCGGGTTCTTCAACCAGAGCTAG
- the murG gene encoding undecaprenyldiphospho-muramoylpentapeptide beta-N-acetylglucosaminyltransferase yields MHVVLAGGGTAGHIEPALALADALRRQDPTVGITALGTERGLETRLVPERGYELGLIPAVPLPRRPTPELITVPGRLRGTIKAAEQILERTKADCVVGFGGYVALPGYLAAKRLGVPIIVHEANARPGLANKIGSRYAAGVAVSTPDSKLRDARYIGIPLRRTIATLDRARVRPEARAAFGLDPNLPTLLVSGGSQGARRLNEVVQQIAPALQRSGIQILHAVGPKNEMPRVDNMPGMPPYIPVPYVDRMDLAYAAADMMLCRAGAMTVAELSAVGLPAAYVPLPIGNGEQRLNAQPVVKAGGGLLVDDAELTPEWIQSHVLPVLADPHRLFEMSRAAAEFGRRDADDLLVGMVYEAIAARRKA; encoded by the coding sequence GTGCATGTCGTACTCGCCGGTGGGGGGACCGCCGGCCACATCGAGCCCGCGCTCGCCCTCGCGGACGCCCTGCGCAGGCAGGACCCCACTGTGGGGATCACGGCCCTCGGCACGGAGCGCGGCCTGGAGACCAGGCTCGTGCCCGAGCGGGGGTACGAGCTGGGGCTGATCCCCGCCGTACCGCTGCCGCGCAGGCCCACCCCCGAGCTGATCACCGTCCCCGGACGGCTGCGCGGCACGATCAAGGCCGCCGAGCAGATCCTGGAGCGCACCAAGGCGGACTGCGTCGTGGGCTTCGGCGGCTATGTCGCGCTGCCCGGCTACCTCGCGGCCAAGCGGCTCGGAGTGCCGATCATCGTCCACGAGGCCAACGCCAGGCCGGGACTGGCCAACAAGATCGGCTCCCGGTACGCGGCCGGGGTGGCGGTCTCCACCCCGGACAGCAAGCTGCGTGACGCCCGCTACATCGGGATCCCGCTGCGCCGCACCATCGCCACCCTGGACCGGGCCCGGGTGCGCCCCGAGGCGCGCGCCGCCTTCGGGCTCGACCCCAACCTGCCGACGCTGCTCGTCTCCGGCGGCTCGCAGGGCGCGCGCCGGCTCAACGAGGTGGTCCAGCAGATCGCTCCGGCGCTCCAGCGCTCCGGGATCCAGATCCTGCACGCGGTCGGTCCGAAGAACGAAATGCCGCGCGTGGACAACATGCCCGGAATGCCGCCCTACATCCCGGTACCGTATGTCGACCGGATGGACCTCGCGTACGCCGCGGCCGACATGATGCTCTGCCGCGCGGGCGCGATGACCGTCGCCGAACTCTCCGCCGTCGGGCTGCCCGCCGCCTACGTACCGCTGCCGATCGGCAACGGCGAACAGCGGCTCAACGCCCAGCCGGTGGTCAAGGCCGGCGGCGGACTGCTGGTCGACGACGCCGAACTGACGCCCGAGTGGATCCAGAGCCATGTGCTCCCGGTGCTCGCCGATCCGCACCGGCTGTTCGAGATGTCCCGCGCGGCGGCGGAGTTCGGCCGCAGGGACGCCGACGATCTGCTCGTCGGCATGGTGTACGAGGCGATCGCCGCACGCCGTAAGGCGTAG
- a CDS encoding DivIVA domain-containing protein, with amino-acid sequence MPLTPEDVRNKQFTTVRLREGYDEDEVDAFLDEVEAELTRLLRENEDLRAKLAAATRAAAQNQQQQQQQQQQQQQGMRKPPEQQDRPGAPVPAAISGPPQQQQPPQMGPPQLPGGAPQLPAGPSGHGQGPGPQGHDPRGQHPMQGGPMQQQGGPMQGGPMQQGGPMGQGGPMGQGGPMGQGGPMQQQGGPMGGPMGGPMGGHNPQMQQPGQGPGGDSAARVLSLAQQTADQAIAEARSEANKIVGEARSRAEGLERDARAKADALERDAQEKHRVAMGSLESARATLERKVEDLRGFEREYRTRLKSYLESQLRQLETQADDSLAPPRTPATASLPPSPSMAPAGAGAMGHSMGGNPSMGGPSMGGPSQAPSYGGQQQMSPAMTQPMAPVRPQAPQPMQQAPSPMRGFLIDEDDN; translated from the coding sequence ATGCCGTTGACCCCCGAGGACGTGCGGAACAAGCAGTTCACGACCGTCCGCCTCCGAGAAGGCTACGACGAGGACGAGGTCGATGCCTTTCTCGACGAGGTCGAGGCCGAACTGACCCGCCTGCTCCGCGAGAACGAGGATCTGCGCGCGAAGCTGGCCGCCGCGACGCGTGCCGCCGCGCAGAACCAGCAACAGCAGCAGCAGCAACAACAGCAGCAGCAACAGGGCATGCGCAAGCCGCCCGAGCAGCAGGATCGGCCCGGGGCTCCGGTGCCCGCCGCCATATCCGGTCCGCCGCAGCAGCAGCAGCCCCCGCAGATGGGTCCCCCCCAGCTGCCCGGCGGCGCGCCTCAGCTGCCCGCGGGACCGAGCGGTCACGGCCAGGGTCCCGGTCCGCAGGGACACGACCCGCGCGGCCAGCACCCCATGCAGGGCGGCCCCATGCAGCAGCAGGGTGGCCCGATGCAGGGCGGCCCCATGCAGCAGGGCGGTCCCATGGGGCAGGGCGGCCCGATGGGTCAGGGTGGTCCGATGGGCCAGGGCGGCCCGATGCAGCAGCAGGGCGGTCCCATGGGTGGACCGATGGGCGGCCCCATGGGCGGCCACAACCCGCAGATGCAGCAGCCCGGTCAGGGCCCCGGCGGCGACAGCGCCGCACGTGTGCTCTCGCTCGCCCAGCAGACCGCCGACCAGGCGATCGCCGAGGCGCGTTCCGAGGCCAACAAGATCGTCGGCGAGGCCCGCAGCCGCGCCGAGGGTCTGGAGCGCGACGCGCGCGCCAAGGCGGACGCGCTGGAGCGGGACGCCCAGGAGAAGCACCGCGTGGCGATGGGCTCCCTGGAGTCCGCGCGCGCCACGCTGGAGCGCAAGGTCGAGGATCTGCGCGGCTTCGAGCGTGAGTACCGCACCCGGCTGAAGTCCTACCTGGAGAGCCAGCTGCGTCAGCTGGAGACCCAGGCGGACGACTCGCTCGCCCCGCCGCGTACCCCGGCGACCGCTTCCCTGCCGCCGTCGCCGTCCATGGCGCCGGCCGGTGCGGGCGCGATGGGCCACAGCATGGGCGGAAACCCGTCGATGGGCGGTCCTTCGATGGGCGGGCCCTCGCAGGCCCCTTCGTACGGCGGTCAGCAGCAGATGTCCCCGGCGATGACCCAGCCGATGGCGCCGGTGCGGCCGCAGGCGCCGCAGCCGATGCAGCAGGCGCCGTCGCCGATGCGCGGCTTCCTGATCGACGAGGACGACAACTGA
- a CDS encoding cell division protein FtsQ/DivIB, with protein sequence MAGPTTAERGARPGSASGHPEEDGPERRFRLSRPRPLIALIASVLLAAGVIWLLYGSPWLRAERVGVTGTDVLTRSRVEAVAAVPLGAPLISVDTDAIEARLLRKLPRIDRIEVERSWPNGVRLEVVERKPALLIKENGKFIEMDVKGVRFATVDQAPKGVPLLELTAGQPAGTQRFPAARLTLEAVRVRGELPAGVAKDTKAVRVRSYDAISLELTGGRTVMWGSGEDGPAKARALSALMKAAPKAGHFDVSAPTAPAVEGS encoded by the coding sequence GTGGCCGGACCGACGACCGCCGAGCGCGGAGCGAGACCGGGGTCGGCGTCCGGCCATCCCGAGGAGGACGGGCCGGAGCGCCGGTTCCGGCTCTCCCGGCCCCGTCCGCTGATCGCGCTGATCGCGTCGGTGCTGCTGGCGGCCGGCGTGATCTGGCTGCTGTACGGCTCGCCCTGGCTGCGCGCGGAGCGGGTGGGTGTCACGGGTACCGACGTGCTCACCCGCTCCCGTGTGGAGGCCGTCGCGGCCGTGCCGCTCGGTGCGCCGCTGATCTCGGTCGACACGGACGCGATCGAGGCACGGCTGCTGCGGAAGCTGCCCCGTATCGACCGGATCGAGGTCGAACGGTCGTGGCCGAACGGAGTCCGCCTCGAAGTGGTCGAGCGTAAACCCGCGCTGCTGATCAAAGAGAACGGAAAGTTTATTGAAATGGACGTCAAGGGAGTCAGGTTCGCCACGGTGGACCAGGCGCCCAAGGGCGTCCCGCTGCTCGAATTGACGGCCGGTCAACCGGCCGGAACGCAGCGGTTCCCGGCCGCCCGGCTCACTCTCGAAGCGGTGCGGGTACGCGGAGAGCTGCCCGCCGGGGTGGCCAAGGACACGAAGGCCGTACGGGTCCGTTCGTACGACGCGATCTCCCTGGAATTGACCGGTGGACGTACGGTGATGTGGGGAAGCGGCGAGGACGGGCCGGCCAAGGCGCGTGCGCTCTCCGCTCTCATGAAAGCGGCTCCCAAAGCGGGGCACTTCGATGTGAGCGCACCCACCGCGCCTGCCGTGGAGGGGAGTTGA
- a CDS encoding VOC family protein: MTDQPASLAPFHLAIPVDDIDAARQFYGKVLGFSEGRSDTKWIDWNFGGHQVVTHQVGDGPSGTPRDGIAGTNPVDGHQVPVPHFGLVLPVPEFQELAERLTAVDTQFVIEPYVRFQGEPGEQWTMFFLDPAGNAMEFKAFADISQLFAV, translated from the coding sequence ATGACCGACCAGCCCGCTTCCCTCGCCCCCTTCCACCTGGCCATCCCGGTCGACGACATCGACGCCGCCCGGCAGTTCTACGGCAAGGTGCTCGGCTTCAGCGAGGGCCGCTCCGACACGAAGTGGATCGACTGGAACTTCGGCGGCCACCAGGTCGTCACCCACCAGGTCGGCGACGGCCCGTCCGGGACACCGCGTGACGGCATCGCCGGGACCAACCCCGTCGACGGCCACCAGGTGCCGGTGCCGCACTTCGGGCTGGTGCTCCCGGTGCCGGAGTTCCAGGAACTCGCCGAGCGGCTCACCGCCGTCGACACGCAGTTCGTGATCGAGCCGTACGTCCGCTTCCAGGGCGAGCCGGGCGAGCAGTGGACGATGTTCTTCCTCGACCCGGCCGGCAACGCGATGGAGTTCAAGGCGTTCGCCGACATCAGCCAGCTCTTCGCCGTCTGA
- a CDS encoding biotin-dependent carboxyltransferase family protein — MTTALGARRGPAAPAGTAPGDGAGRAAEVTGAVLTVVGAGVATSVQDLGRPGLAHLGVPASGPADRRSFRLANRLAGNPENTPALEATVGGLAVTLSESRYVAITGAPAPVTVDGVPVRDATLVRLGAGSVLAIGRPWAGCRTYLAVCGGMEPERVLGSASRDSLTGLGPEPVRAGSRYGLGPARPVPGVPLELAFSVVPCWGPVTVRFRWGPRHELFGAADRHRLTGAPWRVSAQCDRVGARLTGTALSIGSVDLPSEGTMRGAIQVPPSGEPIVFLADHPVTGGYPVIGVVTDADIDLVGQAVPGDELRLMPMR, encoded by the coding sequence ATGACCACCGCACTCGGCGCCCGGCGCGGCCCGGCGGCGCCCGCGGGCACAGCGCCGGGGGACGGCGCGGGGCGCGCGGCGGAGGTCACCGGCGCCGTACTGACCGTCGTCGGGGCGGGCGTCGCGACCAGCGTCCAGGACCTGGGCCGACCCGGCCTCGCCCATCTGGGCGTCCCGGCGTCCGGCCCCGCCGACCGGCGCAGCTTCCGCCTCGCCAACCGGCTGGCCGGCAACCCGGAGAACACCCCGGCCCTCGAAGCGACCGTCGGCGGCCTGGCCGTGACCCTGTCGGAGTCCCGGTACGTGGCGATCACCGGGGCACCGGCTCCGGTGACGGTGGACGGCGTACCGGTGCGCGACGCGACGCTCGTGCGGCTGGGTGCCGGGTCCGTGCTGGCGATCGGGCGTCCTTGGGCGGGCTGCCGTACCTATCTGGCCGTCTGCGGCGGGATGGAGCCGGAGCGGGTGCTGGGGTCGGCCTCGCGCGACTCGCTCACCGGGCTCGGTCCCGAGCCCGTCCGGGCCGGGTCGCGGTACGGCCTCGGCCCCGCGCGACCCGTCCCCGGGGTTCCGCTGGAGCTGGCGTTCAGTGTCGTCCCCTGCTGGGGGCCGGTCACCGTCCGGTTCCGGTGGGGGCCGCGCCACGAGCTGTTCGGCGCCGCCGACCGGCACCGGCTGACCGGGGCGCCCTGGCGGGTCTCCGCCCAGTGCGACCGGGTGGGCGCGCGGCTGACGGGCACCGCGCTGTCCATCGGCTCGGTCGACCTGCCCAGTGAGGGAACCATGCGCGGTGCCATCCAGGTGCCGCCCTCGGGCGAGCCGATCGTGTTCCTCGCCGACCACCCGGTCACCGGCGGCTATCCCGTCATCGGGGTCGTCACCGACGCCGACATCGATCTCGTCGGCCAGGCCGTCCCCGGCGACGAACTGCGGCTCATGCCCATGCGGTGA
- a CDS encoding YggS family pyridoxal phosphate-dependent enzyme, which produces MEDRKTELAANLATVERRIAAACAASGRDREEVTLIVVTKTYPASDVRLLHELGVRQVAENRDQDAAPKATSCKDLSLIWHFVGQLQTNKVRSVASYADVVQSVDRLKLVSALSTAAVRAGREPVCLIQVALDAESGERGSRGGVAPDGVEELAAAVAGSPGLRLGGLMTVAPLAGEFAGRPAAAFERLREISSRLRADHPAANMVSAGMSADLEDAVTAGATHVRVGTAVLGVRPRLG; this is translated from the coding sequence ATGGAAGACCGCAAGACGGAACTCGCCGCGAACCTCGCGACGGTGGAGCGGCGCATCGCCGCCGCCTGCGCCGCCTCGGGACGTGACCGCGAGGAGGTGACCCTGATCGTGGTCACCAAGACCTACCCCGCGAGCGACGTACGGCTGCTCCACGAACTCGGCGTACGGCAGGTGGCCGAGAACCGCGACCAGGACGCCGCCCCCAAGGCCACCAGTTGTAAAGATTTGTCGCTGATCTGGCATTTTGTGGGCCAATTGCAGACGAACAAGGTCCGTTCCGTAGCCAGTTACGCCGATGTGGTGCAGTCTGTCGACCGGCTCAAGCTTGTTTCCGCGCTCTCCACCGCGGCGGTGCGCGCGGGGCGCGAGCCGGTCTGTCTGATCCAGGTCGCGCTGGACGCCGAGTCCGGCGAGCGGGGCAGCAGGGGCGGTGTCGCACCCGACGGGGTCGAGGAGTTGGCGGCGGCGGTGGCCGGTTCGCCCGGATTGCGGCTCGGCGGTCTGATGACCGTGGCGCCGCTGGCCGGGGAGTTCGCGGGCCGCCCGGCGGCGGCGTTCGAGCGGCTGAGGGAAATCTCATCCCGCCTGCGCGCGGACCATCCTGCTGCGAACATGGTCTCGGCGGGGATGAGCGCGGATCTTGAGGACGCCGTGACGGCCGGGGCGACACATGTACGCGTCGGTACGGCGGTACTCGGAGTCCGACCCCGGCTCGGGTAA
- a CDS encoding LamB/YcsF family protein: MTALAINTDVGEGFGVWGPADEGDLLDQVTAANVACGFHAGDPDILRRTCEASAARGVAIGAQVSYRDLAGFGRRFIDVPKKTLVNELLYQIGALEVFARLAGSRVSYLKAHGALYNAAAHHVGHAEAIVEAVTLYDRGLPLLCQPRTVVWERAVEAGCRPLAEAFADRGYTDEGLLVPRSAPGALVTDPAEAARRALRMAQTGTVVSVSGRTVRIAPDGGEVAALCVHSDTPGAVAITAAVRTSLASAGITVSTPAGLLGAAPAAERPEVRP; this comes from the coding sequence ATGACCGCGCTCGCGATCAACACGGATGTGGGCGAGGGGTTCGGGGTGTGGGGGCCCGCCGACGAGGGGGACCTGCTCGACCAGGTCACGGCCGCCAACGTCGCCTGTGGCTTCCACGCGGGCGATCCCGACATCCTGCGCCGTACCTGCGAGGCGAGCGCCGCCCGGGGCGTGGCGATCGGCGCGCAGGTCTCCTACCGCGATCTGGCCGGCTTCGGACGGCGCTTCATCGATGTGCCGAAGAAGACGCTGGTCAATGAACTCCTCTACCAGATCGGCGCGTTGGAGGTCTTCGCGCGCCTGGCGGGCAGCCGGGTCAGCTATCTGAAGGCGCACGGCGCGCTGTACAACGCGGCGGCCCACCACGTGGGACACGCGGAGGCGATCGTCGAGGCGGTCACGCTGTACGACCGTGGGCTGCCGCTGCTCTGCCAGCCCCGTACGGTCGTGTGGGAGCGTGCGGTCGAGGCCGGCTGCCGGCCGCTGGCCGAGGCGTTCGCCGACCGGGGCTACACGGACGAGGGGCTGCTCGTGCCCCGGTCGGCGCCGGGCGCCCTGGTCACCGATCCCGCCGAGGCGGCGCGGCGCGCGCTGCGGATGGCGCAGACGGGCACGGTCGTCTCGGTCAGTGGCCGGACCGTACGGATCGCCCCGGACGGCGGTGAGGTGGCGGCGCTGTGCGTGCACAGCGACACGCCCGGCGCTGTGGCCATCACCGCCGCCGTACGGACGAGCCTGGCCTCGGCCGGTATCACGGTGAGCACGCCCGCCGGCCTCCTCGGCGCCGCTCCCGCCGCCGAGCGGCCGGAGGTACGGCCGTGA
- the ftsZ gene encoding cell division protein FtsZ — MAAPQNYLAVIKVIGVGGGGVNAINRMIEVGLKGVEFIAINTDAQALLMSDADVKLDVGRELTRGLGAGANPAVGRKAAEDHREEIEEVLKGADMVFVTAGEGGGTGTGGAPVVANIARSLGALTIGVVTRPFTFEGRRRANQAEDGIAELREEVDTLIVIPNDRLLSISDRQVSVLDAFKSADQVLLSGVQGITDLITTPGLINLDFADVKSVMSEAGSALMGIGSARGDDRAVAAAEMAISSPLLEASIDGARGVLLSISGGSDLGLFEINEAAQLVSEAAHPEANIIFGAVIDDALGDEVRVTVIAAGFDGGQPPTRRENVLGAGSKRDEQQPPARTGDTGRTTGGLGMVPSREDSQPEPAPAVSEKLSQLSQPQVPPARPYQDSQAEELDVPDFLK, encoded by the coding sequence GTGGCAGCACCGCAGAACTACCTCGCAGTCATCAAGGTCATCGGTGTCGGCGGCGGTGGTGTCAATGCCATCAACCGAATGATCGAGGTCGGTCTCAAGGGCGTCGAGTTCATCGCGATCAACACCGACGCGCAAGCGCTGTTGATGAGCGACGCCGACGTCAAGCTCGACGTCGGCCGGGAACTCACCCGCGGCCTCGGCGCCGGAGCCAACCCGGCGGTCGGCCGGAAGGCGGCAGAGGACCACCGCGAGGAGATCGAGGAGGTCCTCAAGGGGGCCGACATGGTCTTCGTCACCGCCGGTGAGGGCGGCGGCACCGGCACCGGCGGCGCGCCCGTCGTCGCCAACATCGCGCGCTCCCTGGGCGCCCTGACGATCGGTGTGGTCACCCGCCCGTTCACCTTCGAGGGCCGCCGCAGGGCGAACCAGGCGGAGGACGGCATCGCGGAACTCCGCGAAGAGGTCGACACCCTCATCGTCATCCCCAACGACCGCCTGCTGTCCATCTCGGACCGTCAGGTCAGCGTCCTCGACGCCTTCAAGTCGGCGGACCAGGTCCTGCTGTCCGGTGTCCAGGGCATCACCGACCTCATCACCACCCCCGGTCTGATCAACCTGGACTTCGCCGACGTCAAGTCCGTGATGTCCGAAGCCGGATCGGCCCTCATGGGCATCGGCTCGGCCCGCGGCGACGACCGCGCGGTGGCCGCCGCCGAGATGGCGATCTCCTCGCCGCTCCTCGAAGCGTCGATCGACGGCGCCCGGGGCGTCCTGCTCTCCATCTCCGGCGGCAGCGACCTCGGTCTCTTCGAGATCAACGAGGCCGCGCAGCTGGTGAGCGAGGCCGCCCACCCCGAGGCCAACATCATCTTCGGCGCCGTCATCGACGACGCCCTGGGCGACGAGGTACGGGTCACGGTCATCGCGGCCGGCTTCGACGGCGGACAGCCGCCGACCCGGCGCGAGAACGTGCTCGGCGCGGGCTCCAAGCGCGACGAGCAGCAGCCCCCGGCCCGGACTGGCGACACCGGCCGCACCACCGGCGGACTGGGCATGGTGCCGTCGCGCGAGGACAGCCAGCCCGAGCCGGCTCCCGCGGTCAGCGAGAAGCTGTCGCAGCTGAGCCAGCCCCAGGTCCCGCCGGCCCGTCCGTACCAGGACAGCCAGGCCGAAGAGCTGGATGTCCCGGACTTCCTCAAGTGA
- a CDS encoding GntR family transcriptional regulator, translating into MSREVRGTRGDANGADDVTGELRRLIVEGVYPPGCRLVQDELADRFGVSRIPLREAMRTLASEGLLRTTPGRGTFVTVLDLDEIDEIYNLRRLVEPSFAEHVTERVSRRDISRFDAMAKEMERVAESAADSWSRTNLAFHLDMYRLSRLPLRYEVISGMYHRLEPYSRFYVHGTSAYERVQCEHAAMVQALADGDARELARQIVAHIDGGQHGLHAAWENSSNTIHAYWAESAR; encoded by the coding sequence ATGAGTCGAGAAGTCAGAGGTACCCGTGGTGATGCCAACGGCGCCGACGATGTCACCGGCGAGCTGCGTCGGCTGATCGTCGAGGGCGTCTATCCGCCCGGCTGCCGGCTCGTCCAGGACGAGTTGGCCGACCGCTTCGGGGTGAGCCGGATCCCGCTGCGGGAGGCCATGCGTACCCTCGCCAGTGAGGGTCTGCTCCGTACGACACCGGGGCGCGGCACGTTCGTGACGGTGCTGGATCTGGACGAGATCGACGAGATCTACAACCTGCGCCGGCTGGTCGAGCCGAGCTTCGCCGAACATGTCACCGAACGGGTCTCGCGGCGCGACATCAGCCGGTTCGACGCCATGGCCAAGGAGATGGAGCGCGTCGCCGAGTCCGCCGCGGACTCCTGGTCGCGGACGAACCTCGCGTTCCACCTCGACATGTACCGGCTGTCCCGGCTGCCGCTGCGCTACGAGGTGATCTCGGGGATGTACCACCGGCTGGAGCCGTACTCGCGGTTCTACGTGCACGGCACATCGGCGTACGAGCGGGTGCAGTGCGAACACGCCGCGATGGTCCAGGCGCTGGCCGACGGTGACGCCCGGGAGCTGGCCCGGCAGATAGTCGCGCACATCGACGGCGGCCAGCACGGTCTGCACGCCGCCTGGGAGAACAGCAGCAACACGATTCACGCCTACTGGGCGGAGTCGGCCCGATGA
- the pgeF gene encoding peptidoglycan editing factor PgeF produces MSGAHFAFTDRWGGVSAVPYDQLNLGGAVGDDSAAVLANRELAAKSLDLDPGRVVWMNQVHGREVAVAEGPWTGEDIPAVDAVVTVRRGLALAVLTADCVPLLLADPAAGVVAAAHAGRPGLVAGIVPAAVEAMITLGARPERITALSGPAVCGRCYEVPAAMRDEVAAAVPAAGCETSWSTPAVDVVAGVHAQLADLGVTDRRRSEVCTLESPDHYSYRRDRTTGRLAGYVWLD; encoded by the coding sequence CTGAGCGGCGCGCATTTCGCCTTCACCGACAGGTGGGGCGGGGTGAGCGCCGTTCCGTACGATCAGCTCAATCTCGGCGGCGCGGTCGGTGACGACTCCGCCGCCGTCCTGGCCAACCGCGAACTCGCCGCGAAGTCCCTGGACCTCGATCCCGGGCGGGTCGTGTGGATGAACCAGGTGCACGGCCGCGAGGTGGCCGTCGCCGAAGGGCCGTGGACGGGCGAGGACATTCCCGCAGTCGACGCCGTCGTCACCGTACGGCGCGGGCTGGCGCTCGCCGTACTCACCGCGGACTGTGTTCCGCTGCTGCTGGCCGACCCGGCCGCCGGGGTCGTGGCCGCCGCCCACGCCGGACGTCCGGGACTGGTCGCGGGGATCGTCCCGGCCGCGGTCGAGGCCATGATCACGCTCGGTGCGCGGCCGGAACGGATCACCGCCCTCAGCGGCCCCGCCGTCTGCGGCCGCTGCTACGAGGTCCCCGCCGCGATGCGCGACGAAGTCGCCGCCGCCGTACCCGCGGCCGGGTGCGAGACCAGCTGGTCCACCCCCGCCGTCGATGTCGTCGCCGGAGTGCACGCGCAGCTCGCGGACCTCGGGGTGACGGACCGTCGGCGCTCGGAGGTCTGCACGCTGGAGTCGCCCGATCACTACTCGTACCGCCGCGACCGCACGACCGGGCGGCTCGCCGGCTATGTCTGGCTGGACTGA
- a CDS encoding 5-oxoprolinase subunit B family protein, producing the protein MTRAEPVLRRAGDRGWLIECAGARPADVATAIRERPWASGLRDVVPAATTVLVVAETLAGMEPLAAELRAVLDDVGSRQSPPAPGRTVVIPVRYEGVDLAAVAERVGMAPREIARLHTEAEYSVGFFGFAPGFAYLDGVPESLRLPRLSSPRPRVAAGVVAIAGNQTVVYPGGTPGGWHQIGVTAERLWDVNAEPPNRLAVGDRVVFEAVAS; encoded by the coding sequence GTGACCCGCGCGGAGCCGGTCCTGCGGCGGGCGGGCGACCGGGGCTGGCTGATCGAGTGCGCCGGGGCGCGCCCCGCCGATGTGGCCACCGCGATCAGGGAGCGCCCCTGGGCGTCGGGGCTGCGGGACGTCGTACCCGCGGCGACGACCGTCCTGGTGGTGGCCGAGACGCTCGCCGGGATGGAGCCGCTCGCCGCCGAACTGCGCGCCGTGCTCGACGACGTCGGCTCCCGGCAGTCCCCGCCGGCCCCGGGGCGCACGGTCGTGATCCCGGTCCGGTACGAGGGCGTGGATCTGGCCGCGGTCGCCGAGCGCGTCGGTATGGCTCCGCGCGAGATCGCGCGGCTGCACACCGAGGCGGAGTATTCGGTCGGGTTCTTCGGCTTCGCCCCCGGATTCGCGTATCTGGACGGCGTACCGGAGAGCCTGCGGCTGCCCAGGCTGTCCAGCCCGCGCCCCCGGGTGGCGGCCGGGGTGGTGGCGATCGCCGGGAACCAGACGGTCGTCTACCCCGGCGGGACCCCCGGGGGCTGGCACCAGATCGGCGTCACGGCGGAACGGCTGTGGGACGTGAACGCCGAGCCGCCCAACCGGCTGGCGGTCGGTGACCGGGTCGTGTTCGAGGCGGTCGCGTCATGA